From one Phycodurus eques isolate BA_2022a chromosome 19, UOR_Pequ_1.1, whole genome shotgun sequence genomic stretch:
- the rhbdf1b gene encoding inactive rhomboid protein 1 isoform X5 yields the protein MSRSQDPYWGSVNRGTADWFGVGKDSDSGQRWRRKSLQHCSHLYGGLKAQVTRGMELPSQDNLSLASTETPPPLYLPSHHPSHHHYGIQRIVDPLARGRAFRTVEEGDGFGVPPTPANPCTASLCSFSSSRSALSRLPRRRKRESVAIMSLKAAAALMKGRALGEGSTGRYRRRSFLPPSFFEDDTVDFPDDLDTSFFTGEGLPDELSSYADEVFETASETACQQPDEGELTGGALDRNELERSHLMLPLERGWRKAKDGSLVQPKVRVNQVVSRQRGQRIAVPVKKLFAREKRPYGLGMVGRLTNRTYRKRIDSFVKRQIEDMDDHRPFFSYWITFVHLLITILAVTIHGIAPVGFSQHETVDSVLRNKGVYENVKFVQQQNFWIGPSSEALIHLGAKFSPCMRQDGEIHKLVQEKRAKERESGCCVRNDRSGCLQTLQEECSTTLALWVKWPQHPSAPYLNGKLRQYGAVCHQDPRICQEPASVSPHEWPEDITKWPVCTRYSFVNHTNLPHIDCTITGRPCCIGTKGRCEITSREYCDFMHGYFHEEATLCSQVACMDDVCGLLPFLNPEVPDQFSRLWLSVFLHAGILHCLVSVLFQMTVLRDLEKLTGWLRISIIYMLSGITGNLASAIFLPYRAEVGPAGSQFGILACLFVELFQSWQILERPWRAFGKLLGISVFFFSFGLLPWIDNFAHICGFVSGFFLSFAFLPYISFGRSDMYRKRVQICVFLLVFTALLSSLGILFYVYPVKCDWCEYLTCIPITDKLCEKYDLNANLL from the exons ATGAGTCGCAGCCAGGACCCTTACTGGGGCTCCGTCAACAG GGGTACAGCGGACTGGTTTGGTGTGGGCAAAGATAGCGACAGTGGCCAGcgatggaggaggaagagcctGCAGCACTGCAGCCATCTCTACGGGGGCCTAAAGGCTCAGGTGACCAGGGGCATGGAGCTGCCCAGCCAGGACAACCTCTCCCTGGCCAGCACTGAGACCCCTCCTCCCCTCTACCTCCCATCCCACCACCCTAGTCACCATCACTATGGCATACAGAGG ATTGTGGATCCGCTGGCTCGTGGTCGCGCCTTCCGCACGGTGGAAGAGGGAGACGGCTTCGGTGTCCCACCGACTCCCGCCAACCCCTGCACGGCCTCCCTGTGCTCCTTTTCCAGCTCCCGCTCGGCCCTCAGCAGGTTGCCACGGCGACGCAAGCGGGAGTCCGTTGCCATCATGAGCCTCAAAGCTGCCGCGGCACTGATGAAG GGCCGTGCATTAGGTGAAGGATCCACAGGGCGATATCGCAGGCGGAGTTTCCTGCCCCCCAGTTTCTTCGAGGATGACACTGTAGACTTCCCTGATGATCTTGACACATCTTTCTTCACTGGA GAGGGCCTGCCAGATGAGCTCTCCAGCTACGCCGATGAGGTTTTTGAGACGGCATCGGAGACTGCGTGCCAGCAGCCGGATGAGGGTGAGCTCACCGGAGGTGCGCTGGATAGGAACGAACTGGAGAGGAGTCACCTGATGCT GCCTTTAGAGCGAGGATGGCGCAAAGCAAAAGACGGCTCACTCGTCCAACCCAAGGTGCGAGTGAATCAAGTGGTGAGTCGGCAGCGTGGGCAAAGGATCGCGGTGCCCGTGAAGAAGTTGTTCGCCCGAGAGAAGAGGCCCTACGGGCTCGGCATGGTCGGCCGTCTTACCAACCGGACATACCGAAAGCGCATCGACAGCTTCGTCAAGAGACAGATTGAAGACATGGACGATCACAG GCCTTTCTTCAGCTACTGGATCACATTCGTCCATTTACTTATCACCATCCTGGCTGTCACCATCCACGGCATCGCTCCTGTGGGCTTCTCACAACATGAAACTGTTGATTCG GTGTTAAGGAACAAGGGTGTGTacgaaaatgtgaaatttgtgCAACAACAAAATTTCTGGATTGGTCCAAGCTCA GAGGCGCTGATCCATCTGGGAGCCAAGTTTTCCCCGTGCATGCGTCAGGATGGAGAGATCCACAAGCTGGTGCAGGAGAAGAGGGCCAAAGAGAGAGAGTCGGGCTGCTGCGTGAGGAACGATCGCTCGGGATGTTTGCAGACTTTACAAGAGGAGTGCTCG ACCACCTTGGCACTGTGGGTAAAATGGCCTCAGCACCCCAGTGCTCCTTATTTGAATGGTAAACTACGCCAATACGGTGCAGTCTGCCATCAGGATCCCAG AATATGTCAGGAGCCTGCCTCTGTTTCACCTCACGAGTGGCCTGAAGACATCACCAAGTGGCCA GTTTGCACACGGTACAGTTTTGTGAACCACACCAACCTCCCCCACATAGATTGTACCATCACGGGCCGGCCCTGCTGCATCGGAACCAAAGGACG ATGTGAAATCACTTCCAGAGAGTACTGTGACTTCATGCACGGCTACTTCCATGAAGAAGCCACTCTCTGCTCACAG GTGGCGTGCATGGATGACGTGTGCGGTCTCTTGCCTTTCCTCAACCCAGAGGTCCCAGACCAGTTTTCccgactgtggctctccgtCTTCCTTCATGCTGG GATCCTTCACTGCCTGGTGTCAGTGTTGTTCCAAATGACAGTGCTTCGTGATCTGGAGAAGCTGACCGGCTGGCTGCGGATCTCCATCATTTACATGCTCAGCGGCATTACAGGCAACTTGGCGTCGGCCATTTTTCTGCCCTACAGAGCGGAG GTGGGTCCTGCTGGCAGCCAGTTCGGCATCTTGGCATGTCTCTTCGTGGAACTCTTTCAGAGCTGGCAGATCCTCGAGAGGCCGTGGCGAGCGTTCGGAAAGCTGCTCGGCATCTctgtctttttcttctccttcgGTTTGCTTCCCTGGATCGACAACTTTGCCCACATTTGTGGTTTTGTCTCAGGATTCTTCTTGTCCTTTGCCTTCTTGCCATACATCAG CTTTGGACGCTCCGACATGTACCGCAAGAGGGTGCAGATCTGTGTATTCCTGCTGGTGTTCACAGCTCTGCTGTCGTCCCTGGGCATCCTCTTTTACGTTTACCCCGTCAAGTGCGACTGGTGCGAGTACCTCACCTGCATCCCCATCACGGACAAACTCTGCGAGAAGTACGACCTAAACGCAAATCTCCTTTGA